GTTAAACTTGTCTACTTTAAGCCAAGAACAAATCGAAAAACATGAGACGATCGATGCCTATTTGAAAGATATCGAAAGAATAAATGAACGACAAAAAGCAGTCTTCAAGTACTTCAAAGTCAACGAGTCAGCGCTGAAACAGAAAAATTAGGAGACTCACGATGAAACAAAGGATTACGACTTCTAAAAAGGAATTATCGAATAAAAAAAGAAAAGTAAAAAGTAATCAAACAAATCAAGAACAGCAAAAGAGAAGAAAAAAAAGTACTGCTATTACAAGCAGAGATGACCAATCAACTTCGAAGAAAAAAAGACGTAAGCCATCAAAGACTGTATTATCTAAAAAGAAAAAAAGAATGGTGAAAAGACGAAAAAAGCAACGACGCCAATTTTATCAGGAAATCGGTGTCAGTTTTTTTCTGCTACTGTTGTTTTTTGTTCTCTTTCAATGGGTATTTTTTAGTCTACCAAAAGTGAATGGCTATGGAATGACCACGACCTTGGATGATGGTGATCGTCTATTTGTCAGCAAGCGCAGCCAAATTAAGCGATTCGACTTGGTTTATTTGAGACAACCAGATACAAAACAAGTCATGGTCAGAAGAGTAATCGGTCTCCCAAATGAAGAGGTTGCTTATGAAAATGACCAATTATTGATCGATAAAAAACCTGTGATAGAGCGTTACTTGAAAGCTGAAATCAGTGAGGCGGTCAAAGAAAACCGTTTATTGACTGAAAACTTTACATTGACTGGCTTAACAAATGCAAGAACATTGCCCGAAAACAGCTATTTTGTATTAGGAGATAATCGACATTATGCAGCTGATAGTCGTGAATTTGGCTGGATCGAAAAAAAAGATATTTTGGGAGTTGTTAAGGCGAGAATAATGCCATTTCATCATATGACTCAATTTTAAACGAAAATCGTGAATGGACTACATAGTGGGAGGGCATTGAGTGTCTACATATAATACACGTTTCCAACCAACAAAACAAAGAGTTTTAACGAAAAAAAAGCGACGAAATTACTCAAAAGAAAAAAGAGAGAAATTATTAAAAGAGCAACAGATTAAAACTAAACGAACCGTAAAACAACGTGACATTTTTTTCTTACTGATCTTGGTCTTTTGTTTTTTCTTTTTATTCCAGAATAAGACGCATCAAGTATCTGGATCATCGATGTTCCCTACTTTGGAAAATAAAGACCGCATTATTGTAAGAAAAGGGCGCATTCCAGCTCGTTATGATTTGATTACATTTGATCCGGAAATGCCAGATGCCTCCAGTTATGTGAAACGTGTTATCGGCATTCCAGGGGATCAGTTATGGGCAGATAAACAGGCGATTTACCTTAGACCTCAAAAAGCAGGCAAGTGGACATTGAATACGGCAAATCCAATTCCAGCGGAGGATTTACCAGATAGTACATTAAAAGTCATGGTCAGTGATGAAGTGTTTCAAGAACTTCGAGATATCCACAAGATTCCAGACGGAAGCTACTTTGTCTTAGGAGATAATCGAAGTGCTTCAAAAGATAGCCGAACCATGGGATTGATCAAGGAAAAGCAAATTGAAGGAGTGGTAACCTATCGCTATTTTCCACTGGATAAAATCGGTCAAGTAAAGTAAGAAAATAAAGCGTGAATTTATAGGAGGAATGACCATATGAAAAGAACTGATTGGATAAAACAGAAAGGCTGGGCATTACTTTTAAGCATGCTTTTGCCTATGGGAATCATGTGTTTTGTTTATTTCCTTCTAGGTATTTATCCAGGAAGTGAGAAAACGATTTTAGCGAGTGATGCATTGTCACAAACGTCTAATTTCTTTGCAAGCTTGAACAATACACTACATGGGAAACAGAGTTTCTTTTACTCTTGGTATGGTTCTTTAGGCCTGAATTATTGGTCTTTTATGGCCTATTACTTAAATGGTATTTTTAGTCCGTTGGTTTATTTTTTTGATAATAGCCAAGTGCCTGATGCACTTTACTTCATTATTTTGTTGAAATTTGGTGCAATCGGCAGCTCATTTTGGGTGATGAGTGAGCAACTTTTTAAGTTGCCTCAATGGAGTAAGGTCATACTGAGTGTTAGTTATGCGCTTAGTGGTTTTGCAATTGCGTATTCTCCTCAGCAAATGTGGTTGGATGGGTTGATTTATTTACCTTTAGTGATTTTAGGGATTCATCGTTTGATGGATCAGGGCAAACCAACCGTTTTATTTATCAGTTATCTTTTATTATTTTTATCCAACTTTTATATGGCATTTATGATTGGAGTATTTTCTTTTCTTTATGTTTTTTGTCGCTTTTTGACTGAACCTAAAGCATACAAGAAAAGTTTGATTCCTTATTTGATTACTTCATTGTTGGCAGGTGGTGCTTCGATGGTTACGATTTTGCCAACGTTGTTTGATTTAAAAAATAATGGTGAAAGCTTAACTGAATTGAAGCAGTTTTTTACAAAAGGTACAGATGTTTGGGATATACCTGTTAAGACGATGGTGGGTGTTTATGACACAAGTAAATACGGTAGTGCCCCGTTTCTTTATTTCGGGTTGATCGGTTTGGTTTTTTGTTTGTTTTATTTTGTTAGTCCTAAATTTCCTTTGAAAAATAAAGTGTTGTATGGAAGTCTGTTTCTGTTACTAGTAGGAAGTGTGTATATTGAGCCGCTGAATTTGTTTTGGCACGGATTTCATTCACCAAATATGTTTTTATTTCGATTTAGCTTTCTGTTTTCGTTTTTAGGTTTATTGTTAGCAGGATTTGCTTGGGAAAAAGTTACGAAAGAAGATACCAATCACTTAGTCAATATTGTGATGGGCTTGATTTTACTATACGTGGCAATCATTTTTTTAGCGAATCGAAAACGGTATGATTTTTTAGATAAAACATCGATTTCAGCAACGGTTTTCTTTTTACTTATATACCTTTCAATCTGGTTTATCAACGTAAAATGGCCTAAAAATAAAATGCTTTGGCTAATGGTTTTATCTATAAGTTTCGTTGGTGAGATAACGATCAATACACAGCGATTAGTTTCAGGAATCAATGAAGAATGGCACTATCCAGAACGGGTAGCGTATGATCGAAACTATCATGATGTAAATCAGTTGGTTGAAGCGACACGGAAAGAAAATAATACATTGTATCGTTTAGCTAACTTAAATAGTAGTTCTAGAAACGAAAGTTTTTTATATGGCTATAGCGGAGTTTCAATGTTTTCATCTATCCGAAATCGTCATTCGTCTATGTATCTAGATGAATTGGGTTTTCGCTCTAATGGTACAAATTTAACGATACAATATGCGAATAATACCTTAGTGATGGATGCTTTACTGGGAATCAAATACAACATTTCTGAAAAAGATCCACAAAAATATGGTTTTACATTAAAAGAAACATCGGGCAAACAAAAGCTATATGAAAATCATTTAACATTGCCTTTGGGAATTTTGACCGATCAAGGAATTTATAAAAAAAATGCAGTAAAAAATCAGTCAGAGTTGATACAATATTTAGCGGATCAAAAAGAGCAGTTGTTTTATTTTTCTGAAGCAGAAATGATCAAAGAGGAAAATGTTCAAATCGAAGACAAGGGTTCTTTTCTTTATTATTCCAAAACAGTGCCAAATAAATTACGAAAAATGACCTATTCAATAGATGTTCCAGCGCGTTCACAAGCTTATTTAAGTTTATATGGAAGAGGAATGGAAGTTGAAGCAATCACTAAAGTCAATGGACTCGAACAACGTTCAGGTCTTGAAGAAAATGGTCAATATTATAATCTTGGTTACTATGAAAAAGCCGAAAAAATCCAAGTTGAAGTAAGCTTTACTGGAGAAGGTGTGGTTCATTTAGTGAAACCAACAGCTATGTTTATGAATGTTGATGTTTTTGAAAAATCTGTTCAAGCGATTCAAAAAAACGGTGTTTCTTTTGAGACCAGTGGAAGAGTAGCACAAGCGGATGTTGACCTTGATAAGGAGCAAGTTGTGTTGACAACAATTCCCTATGATAAAGGTTGGAGTGCTTATATCGATGGAAAAAAAGTAAGGATTCCAACCTTTAAAGATGCCTTTTTGGCACTGCCTGTACCTAAAGGAACACATACCATTAAATTTGTTTTTTTACCGCAAGGATTTAAAATCGGTTTTAGTTTATTTATCGGCTGTGTTATTCTATTTATCTTTTTTAATAGGTGGATCATTAAAGATGGTCGAAAAAAGATGAAGTGGTTATAAGAGTGGGAAGGGAAAAGGAGTTTAAGATGAAAAAAAAAATTATTGGGCTAGGATTCATACTACTGCTCGTTTTAAGCGGTTGTTCTGCTAAACTATCAGAAAAAAAAGAATCATTTGACGGCAAAGGAATCGATTATACGTTTCAATTACCAAGCACATGGGAAAAATCCTTAGATTATAAGGTGGCCTATAGCAATGAAGCCATTTTTGGTGCAAAAGATATGAAAAGTAATTCAACTTTGGTTGTAATGTCTGAAAGAAAAGAATCAATCGATTTAACTGACTTTGGCAAAAAAATCCGAAAAGAATTAAAAAAACAATATAATTACAAAAATGAGTCAGATATTTTTATGAAAGAGTTTAAGGTTGGAAAATATAAAGGCTATAAGTATACCTTGGATACACTTTTCGATAAGCGTGCTACTTGGTTACATCTATATTATATTGAAACGGCACACGGAATGGTTCAGTTAAATTATTATTCAGCAAAAGATGGTAATTATGAAAAAAGAGCTGAAATCATCGATGAGTCAGCTCGCTCTGTAAAAGAGGTAAAAGATAATGGACCTAAAGCTGATACAGAAGACGAAGAGATTGTTTTTGAAAATGATGAGCTGACGTTATCATTGACAGGTGTTATGAATGTGGTAGGAGAAGCGGAGCAAAAGCTTGTGGCACTAAGGTATACAATAACAAATAAATCAAAAGAGCAATCGATCAAAGCAGATAAATGGGATACCACGATCAAGGTAACACAAAACGGAAAAACATTGACGCAGGGAAAAATAGCGCAAGATAATACAATTTTAGATATCCCTAAATTGATCGAACAAAAAAATGAAATAATTCCCCAAGAAGGATCTCTAGAAGGCGTGACGTTATATGAATTAAAAGATGATAGCGATGTTTTATTGATTCCTGAAAAAACTGTTTTTAACAATGCCAAGGACATCCCAATTGTGGTATCCAATGAAGCTGTGCAAGGAGAAGGGAAATAATGAAAAAAAAAGCTTTTCTATTTACTTTGACTATCCTACTAGGTCTATCCATAATTAGCGCTTGTTCCTCAAAGAAACAAGCAACTAAAGTTGAGCATCAAAAACTAACATGGCATGAAGCACGAGAAAAACCATTTGGGACATTTGATTATCCTAAAATCACAGAAAAAGAAGCATTAACTACATTAGAAAATAAGTTTAAAGTACGCGTTCCAAGTCTTATTGAGCAAACAAAAGAGATGCTTAAAAATGACGTGTCCATACAAGGAATGGTCGAAGGCGCCCCAGAATATACAATGTATGCTTCTGGAGATGAATTAAAAGTACGTGGCTATTACCCATTGAATGAAGGACCTGAGTTGAAAGTTTTTGCATTGATCGACTTAAAATATACGTTTGATAAAGAAAAAAAAGAAGTACGTTTAGCTACTCAAAGTCTTGCAATGACAACGTATGGTGACAAGAGCACATATCCTAAAGATAATTTTGATGAATTATTGGCAAAAAGTGCAGAAATCATCGATTTGCCCAAAAAACTAACAGCCCGTTCGATTCAAAACTTTAATGAGGATTATAAGGAATTGGATAAACGTCCAACGTCTTCAAAAGCGGTTGTTTATAGCAATGATAAAGAAGCTGTAGAAAAAAAGAAAGTTTCCCAAGCCCTTTTGGGTGGGTTCGACAATAAACAAGAGCTAAAAGAAATTTATGCGACGATTGTTGAT
This sequence is a window from Enterococcus sp. 7F3_DIV0205. Protein-coding genes within it:
- a CDS encoding DUF5067 domain-containing protein, translating into MKKKIIGLGFILLLVLSGCSAKLSEKKESFDGKGIDYTFQLPSTWEKSLDYKVAYSNEAIFGAKDMKSNSTLVVMSERKESIDLTDFGKKIRKELKKQYNYKNESDIFMKEFKVGKYKGYKYTLDTLFDKRATWLHLYYIETAHGMVQLNYYSAKDGNYEKRAEIIDESARSVKEVKDNGPKADTEDEEIVFENDELTLSLTGVMNVVGEAEQKLVALRYTITNKSKEQSIKADKWDTTIKVTQNGKTLTQGKIAQDNTILDIPKLIEQKNEIIPQEGSLEGVTLYELKDDSDVLLIPEKTVFNNAKDIPIVVSNEAVQGEGK
- the lepB gene encoding signal peptidase I codes for the protein MKQRITTSKKELSNKKRKVKSNQTNQEQQKRRKKSTAITSRDDQSTSKKKRRKPSKTVLSKKKKRMVKRRKKQRRQFYQEIGVSFFLLLLFFVLFQWVFFSLPKVNGYGMTTTLDDGDRLFVSKRSQIKRFDLVYLRQPDTKQVMVRRVIGLPNEEVAYENDQLLIDKKPVIERYLKAEISEAVKENRLLTENFTLTGLTNARTLPENSYFVLGDNRHYAADSREFGWIEKKDILGVVKARIMPFHHMTQF
- a CDS encoding YfhO family protein — protein: MKRTDWIKQKGWALLLSMLLPMGIMCFVYFLLGIYPGSEKTILASDALSQTSNFFASLNNTLHGKQSFFYSWYGSLGLNYWSFMAYYLNGIFSPLVYFFDNSQVPDALYFIILLKFGAIGSSFWVMSEQLFKLPQWSKVILSVSYALSGFAIAYSPQQMWLDGLIYLPLVILGIHRLMDQGKPTVLFISYLLLFLSNFYMAFMIGVFSFLYVFCRFLTEPKAYKKSLIPYLITSLLAGGASMVTILPTLFDLKNNGESLTELKQFFTKGTDVWDIPVKTMVGVYDTSKYGSAPFLYFGLIGLVFCLFYFVSPKFPLKNKVLYGSLFLLLVGSVYIEPLNLFWHGFHSPNMFLFRFSFLFSFLGLLLAGFAWEKVTKEDTNHLVNIVMGLILLYVAIIFLANRKRYDFLDKTSISATVFFLLIYLSIWFINVKWPKNKMLWLMVLSISFVGEITINTQRLVSGINEEWHYPERVAYDRNYHDVNQLVEATRKENNTLYRLANLNSSSRNESFLYGYSGVSMFSSIRNRHSSMYLDELGFRSNGTNLTIQYANNTLVMDALLGIKYNISEKDPQKYGFTLKETSGKQKLYENHLTLPLGILTDQGIYKKNAVKNQSELIQYLADQKEQLFYFSEAEMIKEENVQIEDKGSFLYYSKTVPNKLRKMTYSIDVPARSQAYLSLYGRGMEVEAITKVNGLEQRSGLEENGQYYNLGYYEKAEKIQVEVSFTGEGVVHLVKPTAMFMNVDVFEKSVQAIQKNGVSFETSGRVAQADVDLDKEQVVLTTIPYDKGWSAYIDGKKVRIPTFKDAFLALPVPKGTHTIKFVFLPQGFKIGFSLFIGCVILFIFFNRWIIKDGRKKMKWL
- the lepB gene encoding signal peptidase I, giving the protein MSTYNTRFQPTKQRVLTKKKRRNYSKEKREKLLKEQQIKTKRTVKQRDIFFLLILVFCFFFLFQNKTHQVSGSSMFPTLENKDRIIVRKGRIPARYDLITFDPEMPDASSYVKRVIGIPGDQLWADKQAIYLRPQKAGKWTLNTANPIPAEDLPDSTLKVMVSDEVFQELRDIHKIPDGSYFVLGDNRSASKDSRTMGLIKEKQIEGVVTYRYFPLDKIGQVK